The Brassica oleracea var. oleracea cultivar TO1000 chromosome C7, BOL, whole genome shotgun sequence sequence GTTCGACAAGGACGGATTGATCTTCACCTCGGATACATTGCGATGAAGTTCGAGATGAACAAGTTGCTGAAGAAGCCGATGATAGATGCACATACTTACTCAGTTGAAGACGAAGATCAGGCACTGTCCCCTCAAGAGGGAATGATCGAGGAAATCTTAACCGATGACCCACTCGAACTGGCCCTGATTCTAGCTGAGCATGAGCACAACATCACGAGCGTGGACGCAGATGGCTACAACAAGATGCTTGACTGTGCCAAAAGTATGGAAAAGCTAGTCGCTTATCTAAGTCTGGGGGAGAAAGACGAGAGCAATCAGAGCAGTACAGTCGGAGCAGCAGTTCCAAAAAGAACAAGCCGAACATACAACTCAACGATCCATGGAGCGATTGGTGACAGCTTGTTCTGTGGGAGAGTTATTAAAGGGTGAGGTTTTGGGTTCGAGGAACGCCAAGCGCACCAATAACCTACATGGGAGAGTCAGTAAGAGCGCACATGTGAAGGGCTAGGGTCGGTGCCCTGTAAGGCCATCCTGGGCTAGTTGCTACAATAAAAGTACCACCGACTGGTCAGATTACAAAATCATCTTCTTGTCCATTTCAACTACTTTTTTTGGTCAAAGTGGAGCTAATGGTTGTTATCTTTTATTGCAGCTGCAATCATGTCTGGGATTTATGAAGAGCATAAAACGAAGACAAGTTTCTGTACATGAGTTATAGTGGGGAGAACACATTCGGGATCTTCTGATGCGCTTGGAGGCTCTGCCATATCTGAATGTGAATGCATCCTACGTACATTCTCTCTAGTTTTCCTGAGCTTTGAAAATTGCGTACTCTTCTAATCTATGTTTCCATGGTCCTGTTTGCTTTAATGATACATTTATCATTTGCAATCTCTATTTAAGTCAATTTCTCAATATCATTATTGCATATTGGTAAGTATATATACATTTTTTGCCAACAATAATGCATAAACTACGAAGTTCTTACTTTTTACAAAGAAAATGTCGGCTGCAAAAAGATGATCATAACAAGTTAGTGCATTCACAAGTTAATATCCAAAAACCCTAGGGTTTGCAGCAGTTAGCGGAGAAAAAAAAAAGACTTTTTGTATGTTTGCACGAGTGGTTTTTGTAGCACCAACAATAAGATTTCTTTTCTAATAGTATTTTTTTTTTGTTTTGTACTATTATGGTTTTATTTTTGTTGTTCTTTCTTAGTTTCCGGTGATATTTTTATTTTCCGTCCGCTTTTGTAATTAGAGATATACTTGTTTTGTTCCGATTTTAGTTTTAATGGTTATTCCAGGTTGTTCGACAATATCTAAAGCAAATTTTTTGGAAGGAATCTCTTCTAAAACAGCTTTGATCGAAGAAAAAAATTATCTCAATAATTTTTTATCGTCTAAGTAACAAACGTGACTATAACCCGTGGTAATGCGGAAAACCACTTCAATTATTAAAAAGCATGGAATAAGATTATTCTAATATTAATGTATTGGTAATATCCAACCAAATTTTATCATTGATTTATCTTTTAGTCGTATTTGTCGGGTTATATTTTTAACGGATTAGATTATTTCTTTTGAATTTTTTGATACTATATATGTCAACTTTTATAGGAAAAAAAAATCGTAAACGAAAAGAAAAAAATTTTACGCGTAAATTAAGATCACATAAGCAACTAGAGAGAAAATGATCGAACGGTGGAGAAAGAATGATGTAGAAAAACTTGATTCATCAACACAAAGAATCATATTTGTGGCTCTCGTTTCTTCATCCAAACAACACACCACCAAAACCTCGTCTACACAGAAAACGAACCACAAACACTTACTTTCTCTTTCTCTCCACCTTTAGCATCACCCAGGGAGAGAGAGATTGAAGCCCGAGCCGGTTCCTATGGCTGCCGCTGCTTCACTTTCTGCACATCAAGGTTTACTCGGAACATCCTTCTATGGTGCTTGGGGAAATTCAATCTCAGGCGATGATTACCACACCATGCTCGCCAAAACAACTGCGCCAAGGCAGCAAGCTAAAGTTTCACGGAAACTCATCAGAGTACAACCAATGATGAAGAATGTCAACGAAGGCAAAGGTTTATTCGCTCCACTTGTCGTTGTTACTAGGGACATAGTAGGCAAGAAGAGGTTTAATCAGCTTAGAGGCAAAGCCATTGCTTTACACTCGCAGGTTTGTCATCATTCTTCTCTGGTTAGACCCTTGAGAAGCTTAGTGCAAAAGAAAGCGGAATCAATAAGTTTTGTGTTTTTCTTTTTCTTTTAGGTGATTACAGAGTTCTGTAAATCGATAGGAGCTGATGCGAAACAGAGACAAGGATTGATTAGGCTTGCTAAGAAGAATGGAGAGAGGCTTGGCTTCCTCGCTTGATTTGAGTATATCTTCTTCTTGTTCCTGTCTAGATATATTTTGTTCAAACCTCTCTTAATACAAGAACTCCCATTCTCATTCCGAAAGTTGTATCAATCTTATATAACAAACAATAACACTATTGTTGAGTTACAGTCTCGGAAGTAAAAAAATATCACAGCTGAATTAGTAGTCTCAGTAACACAGGTACAAAACCTATTCATAACTTTTGAAACAATTAACGGAATTAAAAAGATGGATAAGCTTTCTATTGAGGTATATCGATTCTCGACCAAGAAAGGGATCTTCAAGTTCATGAGAAGAGGTATTGAGACGCATGTGCAAATCCCCAGAGCTGCAAATATCAATCAAGATGAACTTGAATTGATTATAGTGATGTGGAATAAGGCTGTTACAGTGGAAGCTTTTGATATATTACCTCGACATTCTTTAACTCAAATTCAGTGCTGCTAGCCAAGCATTCGTTCCCAAATGTTTCAGAAGGCCCACTTGTTGCTTTCAACCTTGTTTAAGTAGAAACATTCGGTTTGAGTATCATCAAAACGAGTAAAGAAGGTTTTTTTTTTTCAAAAGGGGATGAAGCCAGATTGTGTGTGCCTTACAAATCTTCGTCTAAACATAGAGCAAAGCTTCCCCCACCTCCAAACGCCAATAATTCATTCATTCACATATAGTAATATCGGTTGGCACCTGCACCCAAATTTATAAAAAGGTTCACTGAGTACACATAATTTAGGGGCTCCGTTTTCTAGTCCTTGGTTCACATTGTTTAGGGATCATCAAGAAAGTACATGGAGAGCTTCTAAATAACAGCAAAAGTTAACATTCCACATCAAGTTACTTGGCCTTTTCCATCATCTACTAAACTAACCCTATCTTTCTTTGGTTTGTAGCAACAATTCAACTGCCTAGAACAAGTGTAGATCAAGTTTCTTATG is a genomic window containing:
- the LOC106307125 gene encoding protein PROTON GRADIENT REGULATION 5, chloroplastic-like, which produces MAAAASLSAHQGLLGTSFYGAWGNSISGDDYHTMLAKTTAPRQQAKVSRKLIRVQPMMKNVNEGKGLFAPLVVVTRDIVGKKRFNQLRGKAIALHSQVITEFCKSIGADAKQRQGLIRLAKKNGERLGFLA